A genome region from Chryseobacterium sp. G0186 includes the following:
- a CDS encoding efflux RND transporter permease subunit: protein MLKKIIDRPVLATVISLIIVILGIIGLNQLAVTRFPDISPPTITVSGSYPGGNSETVIRSVVTPLEEQINGVEDMSYMKSTASNDGTFTISVIFKQGVNADQAAVNVQNRVQQATPILPQEVVRMGLTTSKQQNSMVLIFNIYTEDNKQYDETFLQNFANINLIPQIKRIKGVGQAQIFGIKDYSMRIWLNPQKMSSYGLEPSDVSNAIADHSLESAPGKLGEESDAALEYVIRYKGKKNKPEQYENIVVKNDGTNVIRLKDVARVEFGSINNSGDNLSNGKNAVTVAIMQTTGSNANEIEIGVNKAIEQLSKSFPPGIKYTKVMSTKERLDEATGQVKSTLIEAFILVFIVVFIFLQDFRSTIIPAIAVPVAIIGTFFFLLVLGFTINVLTLFALVLAIGIVVDDAIVVVEAVHSNMEGTSLSGRDATHKAMGEITGAVISITLVMSAVFIPIGFMSGSAGLFYKQFAYTLAIAIIISAVNALTLTPALCAVFLKNNHSEEGGKPKGFGQRFAVAFNAGFNNMTDRYAKGVRFLIGRKWIAAGLIAGIIGLSAWLMTSTTKSFVPMEDDGFFIYSLSMPPGTGLTKTTEVSNKINAILKTVDAVQENTSITGFNLLSNSAGPAYAMGFVKLKPKKERGAVQDIDEIMNIVNGKLAVIKEGSVMSFRMPPVEGYGITNDAEIVLQDRMGRDPQVLKTKADDVIGQLMKVPEVAYAYTMFRADYPQLELEVNEDKAKQLGVSISNLLGTIQTYFSGDQSQNFSRFGKFYRVNIKADGVFRMDEQAFNDIFVKNNKGEMVPANTLITLKKVYGPESVQRYNLYNSLNINVVPKPGISNGALMDKIEPTLNKLPSDYSYEWTGLSLEEKSAGNQTVVILGLCLLFVYLLLSAQYESYILPLAVMLSIPTGVVGAFLGIKAIGLDNNIYVQVGLIMLIGLLAKNAILIVEFAVQRRKAGLSILDSALDGAKARLRPIIMTSLAFIVGMIPLMISTGGMASGNKSISVSAAIGMLSGVVLGVFVIPVLYMFFQYLDEKFSSKKKYNTIEAPVIQK, encoded by the coding sequence ATGTTAAAAAAGATAATAGACCGTCCGGTACTGGCGACGGTAATATCCCTTATCATTGTCATTTTGGGGATCATAGGATTAAACCAGCTGGCGGTTACCAGATTCCCTGATATCTCTCCACCTACCATTACGGTTTCGGGTTCTTATCCGGGAGGGAACAGTGAGACGGTGATCCGTTCTGTGGTAACTCCTTTGGAAGAGCAGATTAACGGGGTGGAAGACATGAGCTACATGAAGTCCACAGCGAGTAATGACGGAACATTTACCATCTCAGTGATCTTCAAGCAGGGAGTAAATGCAGACCAGGCAGCAGTAAATGTACAGAACAGGGTACAACAGGCAACCCCGATACTGCCTCAGGAAGTGGTAAGGATGGGGTTGACAACTTCCAAGCAGCAAAACAGTATGGTATTGATCTTCAATATTTATACAGAAGATAACAAACAGTATGATGAAACCTTTCTTCAGAACTTTGCCAATATCAACCTTATCCCACAGATCAAAAGAATAAAAGGGGTAGGACAGGCACAGATCTTCGGAATTAAGGATTACTCCATGAGAATCTGGCTTAATCCACAGAAGATGTCTTCTTACGGTCTTGAACCGTCAGATGTTTCCAATGCCATTGCAGATCACAGTTTAGAATCTGCTCCCGGTAAACTGGGCGAAGAATCTGATGCTGCATTGGAATATGTAATCAGGTACAAAGGAAAAAAGAATAAACCTGAGCAATATGAGAATATTGTCGTTAAAAACGATGGAACTAATGTAATCAGGCTTAAAGATGTGGCCCGTGTAGAATTTGGGTCCATCAATAACAGTGGAGACAACCTTTCCAATGGTAAAAATGCCGTTACGGTTGCCATTATGCAGACTACAGGATCCAACGCCAATGAAATTGAAATTGGAGTCAATAAGGCCATTGAACAACTATCAAAATCATTCCCTCCGGGTATAAAATATACCAAGGTAATGAGTACAAAAGAAAGGCTGGATGAAGCAACAGGACAGGTAAAATCTACCTTGATAGAAGCATTTATCCTTGTATTCATTGTGGTGTTTATCTTTTTACAGGATTTCAGATCTACCATTATTCCGGCGATTGCAGTTCCTGTGGCCATTATTGGTACATTCTTCTTCCTTTTGGTATTAGGATTTACCATTAACGTACTGACGTTGTTTGCCCTTGTACTCGCGATCGGTATTGTCGTGGATGATGCCATTGTCGTTGTAGAAGCGGTTCATAGTAATATGGAGGGAACCAGTCTTTCAGGAAGGGATGCTACTCATAAGGCGATGGGTGAAATTACCGGAGCTGTTATTTCCATTACACTGGTAATGTCTGCAGTGTTTATTCCGATTGGGTTTATGTCCGGTTCTGCAGGATTATTTTATAAGCAGTTTGCCTACACATTGGCCATCGCAATTATTATTTCAGCAGTGAATGCCCTTACATTAACACCTGCTTTATGTGCTGTGTTTTTGAAAAACAACCATTCAGAAGAAGGAGGGAAACCAAAAGGATTCGGGCAGAGATTTGCGGTTGCCTTTAATGCAGGGTTTAATAATATGACAGATCGTTATGCCAAAGGAGTACGATTTTTAATTGGACGTAAATGGATTGCAGCAGGATTGATAGCAGGAATTATAGGCCTTTCCGCATGGTTGATGACAAGCACCACCAAGAGTTTTGTGCCTATGGAAGATGACGGATTCTTCATCTATTCATTAAGCATGCCTCCGGGAACAGGATTAACAAAGACAACAGAAGTCTCTAATAAAATCAACGCTATTTTAAAAACAGTAGATGCCGTTCAGGAAAATACTTCCATTACAGGGTTTAACCTGTTGAGTAACAGTGCGGGACCAGCTTATGCCATGGGATTTGTAAAATTAAAACCCAAAAAAGAAAGAGGAGCAGTTCAGGATATTGACGAAATCATGAATATCGTTAACGGAAAACTGGCCGTAATCAAAGAGGGAAGCGTAATGAGCTTCAGAATGCCTCCGGTAGAAGGATATGGAATAACGAATGATGCAGAAATTGTGCTTCAGGACCGTATGGGTAGAGATCCTCAGGTTCTTAAGACCAAGGCAGATGATGTAATCGGTCAACTGATGAAAGTGCCGGAAGTTGCCTATGCTTATACCATGTTCAGGGCAGACTATCCTCAGCTAGAGCTTGAAGTGAATGAAGATAAAGCAAAGCAGCTGGGAGTAAGCATTTCCAATTTATTGGGAACAATCCAAACCTATTTCTCAGGAGACCAGTCTCAGAACTTTTCAAGATTTGGAAAATTCTATAGAGTAAATATAAAGGCTGACGGTGTTTTCAGAATGGATGAGCAGGCGTTCAATGATATTTTTGTGAAGAATAATAAAGGCGAAATGGTTCCTGCCAATACCCTAATCACTTTGAAAAAAGTATACGGTCCGGAATCCGTTCAGCGATACAACCTTTATAATTCACTTAACATTAACGTGGTGCCAAAGCCGGGAATCAGCAACGGAGCCTTGATGGATAAGATTGAACCTACATTGAACAAACTACCATCTGACTACAGTTATGAATGGACAGGATTAAGTTTAGAAGAAAAATCTGCCGGAAACCAAACTGTTGTGATCCTGGGATTATGTTTACTTTTTGTGTATCTGCTTCTTTCAGCACAATATGAAAGTTATATTCTTCCGTTGGCAGTAATGCTTTCCATTCCGACAGGAGTCGTAGGTGCCTTCCTGGGAATAAAAGCCATTGGACTGGATAACAATATCTATGTACAGGTAGGATTAATCATGCTTATTGGTCTGTTGGCCAAGAATGCAATCCTTATTGTAGAATTTGCCGTACAGCGGAGAAAGGCAGGTCTTTCCATTCTGGATTCAGCATTGGATGGAGCAAAGGCAAGGCTACGTCCGATCATTATGACCTCATTGGCCTTTATTGTGGGAATGATTCCATTGATGATTTCTACGGGAGGAATGGCCTCAGGAAATAAATCAATCAGTGTAAGTGCTGCAATAGGAATGTTGAGTGGAGTAGTGCTGGGAGTATTTGTTATTCCTGTTCTGTATATGTTCTTTCAATATCTGGATGAGAAATTTTCATCCAAGAAGAAATATAATACAATAGAAGCCCCTGTGATTCAAAAATAA